GTTCACGTACCGGGTGAGCCCGACAAGCGCCCCGCGCGCCTCCGAGCGCCAGTACGGCGCGAACAGCCCGGAGAACGCCGGCACGAAGTACGCGCCGCCGTTGTCGGGCACGCTGGCCGCGAGCTGCTCGATCTCGGGCGCCGACTTGATCAGCCCGAGGTTGTCGCGCAGCCACTGCACCAGCGACCCGGTCACCGCGATCGAGCCCTCGAGCGCGTACACGGGCGCCTTCTCGCCGATCTTGTACGCGACCGTGGTGAGCAGGCCGTTCTCGGAGGGGACCAGCTCCTCGCCGGTGTTGAGCAGCACGAAGTTGCCGGTGCCGTAGGTGTTCTTCGCGGTGCCGACCTCGAAGCACGCCTGGCCGAACGTCGCGGCCTGCTGGTCGCCGAGGATGCCCGAGATCGGCACCTGCGGCACCATGCCGCCGAGCCGGCCGTAGCCGTACACCTCGGAGGACGAGCGGATCTCGGGGAGCATCGACATCGGGATGCCCATCTCCCCGGCGATCTCCTCGTTCCACGTGAGGGTGTCGAGGTTCATCAGCATGGTGCGGGACGCGTTCGTGACGTCGGTGACGTGCACCCCGCCGTTGACGCCGCCGGTCATGTTCCACAGCACCCACGAGTCGGTGTTGCCGAAGGCGAGCTCCCCACGCTCGGCCTTCTCCCGCGCGCCCTCGACGTTGTCGAGGATCCAGCGGATCTTCGGGCCGGAGAAGTACGTGGCGAGCGGCAGGCCGACCCGCGACTTGTACCTGTCCGAGCCGCCGCCCAGCGCGGCGAGCTCGTTGGCGATCTTCTGGGTGCGGGTGTCCTGCCACACGATGGCGTTGTACACCGGCTTGCCGGTGGTCCGGTCCCACACGACGGCGGTCTCGCGCTGGTTCGTGATGCCGACCGCGGCGATGTTCTTCGCCGTCACGTTGGCGCGGGTCAGCGCGACGCCCACGACCTCGCGGGTGTTGGTCCAGATCTCCTCGGCGTCGTGCTCCACCCACCCCGGCCGCGGGAAGATCTGCTGGTGCTCGAGCTGCCCGGAGTTCACGATCGTGCCGGCATGGTCGAACACGATGGCGCGGGTGCTGGTGGTCCCCTGGTCGATCGCCAGGACGTACTGCGGCGTGTCGGGCATGGTGTTCCTCTCCATTGAGGGATCGCTGTGCGGGATGCGCCGGGCGGCAGGGGCGCCGGGCGCCGGTGGTCAGATGTACCAGTTCGCGGCGAGCCCGCCGAGGATGCCGCCGACGATGGGGCCCAGCACGGGCACCCACGAGTAGGACCAGTCGCTCGATCCCTTGCCCTTGATGGGCAGCAGGGCGTGGGCGATGCGGGGGCCCAGGTCACGCGCGGGGTTGATCGCGTACCCGGTGGGCCCGCCGAGGCTCGCGCCGATCCCCACGACCAGGAACGCGACGGGCAGCGCGCCGAGCTGGGCGGGGTCGTTGGCGAACATGAGGACCACGAACACCAGCACGAACGTGGCGATGACCTCAGTGGCGAAGTTCCACCCGTACGAGCGGATCTGCGGGCCGGTGGCGAAGACCGCCAGCTTCGAGGCGGGGTCCAGATCCTCGTCGAAGTGCCTCTTGTAGGCGAGGAAGCTCACGAGCGCGCCGAGCGCGCCACCGAACATCTGCGCGGTGAAGTAGATGATGCCGTTCCACGCCGACACCTCGATGCCGGGCGCGAACTCCTCAGCGCCGTTGGCCCAGATGCCGAAGGTGATCGCGGGGTTGATGTGCGCGCCGGTGCGGAAGGCCGCGTAGACGCCCGCGAGCACCGCGAAGCCCCAGCCGAAGTTGATGAGCAGCCAGCCGCCGTTGAAGCCCTTCGACTTCGGCAGCAGGACGTTGGCGACGACGCCGGTGCCGAGCAGCGTGAGCAGCCCGGTCCCAACGGCCTCCGAGGCGAAGATCTCCCAAGAGCTGTACACGTCCACGTGTGATCCCTTTCCTGAGCGACGTCGGTGTCGTCCGGGGGAAGAACCGCTGGTCCCCGCAGTTCTCGGAACGAGCGGGGCCGGTGGGCTCCCGCCACGTCAGGCCGCCAGGGCGACCTGGATGGGGCCGGCCTGCCAGGGCCGGTCCCGACTGCCGTCAGGTGCCGGCCGGTCCAGGCGACGCGGGGGAGTCCTCCTCGGCTCCCGGCTTGCGGCCCGCGTCCGGCACGAACGGCGACGAGTCCTCGTCCTTCCCGCCCACCGGGACGAGCGGCACGATGTCCATGGCCTCGAGCCGCACCCGCTCCGCGGTGGCGTCGTCCGGCTCCAGGGTGGCCGCGTGCTCGGCTGCGGCGCGCTCGCGGTAGGCGGCGATCTCCGCGGCGCGCTGCTCCGCGTCCCAGCCGAGCACGGGGGCGATGAGGTCGGCGATCTCCTCGAGGGCGCCCACGCCCTTGTCGGCCTGCTCGTAGTTGAGCCGGGTGCGGTGCATCATCACGTCGTCGAGGTGCAGGGCCCCCTCGTGGCTGGCCGCGTAGACGATCTCGGCCCCGATGTAGGCGGGGGCGTGCGGCAGCGGCTCGGCCAGGCGCGGGTCGTCCTCGACCAGGTCCAGCAGCTCGGCCAGCAACGAGCCGTACCGGTGCAGCAGGTGGTCCATGCGGAACTGGTCCCAGCCGTGCTTCTTGGCGATCGCGCGGGACTGGCGCTGGACCGCCTCGAGCCCCTCGGCCCCGGCCAGGGGGATGCGGGTGGTGATGGACGGCAGCGTCGTGGCGCGCGACCCGATCGCGAAGTCCACCGCGTCCTTGGCCATCACCCGGTATGTGGTGAGCTTGCCGCCCGCCACCACGGTGAGCCCGGGAGTGGGGCTGGCGACGGTGTGCTCGCGCGACACCTTCGCGGAGGACGTGCCGGCCTTCGTGCCGGGCTGCAGCAGCGGCCGCAGGCCCGCCCACGTGCCGATCACGTCCTCGCGGCTGATCGGCCGGGCCAGCACGGTGTTCGCGTGCGCGATGAGGTAGTCGATATCGCTGGAGTTCGCGACGGGGTGCACCAGCTCCTGGCTCCACGGGGTGTCCGTGGTGCCGATCACCCAGTAGCGCGACCAGGGGATGATGAACAGCACACTCTTCTCGGTCTGCAGGATCAGCCCCGCCGTCCCGGCGATCCGGCTGCGCGGCACCACGATGTGGATGCCTTTGCTGGCCAGCACCCGTAGCCCGCCCTCGGAGCCGGCCAGCCCCTCGGTCTCCTCGGTCCACACACCGGTCGCGTTGATCACGTGCCGGGCGCGCACGTCGATGTGCTCGCCGGTCTCGAGGTCCACCACCTCGGCGCCCGTCACGGCGCCGCCGGTGGTGGTCTGCAGGGTCACGAGCTCGGTGCGGGAGGCGGCGTGGGCGCCGTAGGACACGGCCGTGCGGATGAGCGTCGACACCAGGCGGGCGTCGTCGACGGCCGCGTCCCAGTACTGGATGGCCCCGATCGCCGCGTCGTGCCGCAGGTCGGGGAACAGCCGCTCCATGCCTTTGCGGGTCAGGTGCCGGTGGATCGGCATGGCGCGCTTGGTGCCGCTCGCGGTGGCGAGCGTGTCGTACAGGGCGACGCCGGCGCCCACGTACGCCCGCTCCCACACGCGGTTCTCGAGCGGGTAGAGGAACGAGACGGGCTTCACCAGGTGCGGCGCGATGCGGGTCATCAGCAGGTCGCGCTCGGTCAGCGCCTCACGGACCAGGTGGAAGTCGAGCATCTGCAGGTAGCGCAGGCCCCCATGCACCAGCTTGGAGGACCTGCTCGACGTCCCGCTGGACCAGTCCTGCGCCTCGACCACAGCGGCGGAGAGGCCGCGGGTGACAGCGTCGAGGACGATGCCCGCGCCGGTCACCCCGCCCCCGATGACCAGCACGTCGAGCTCCCGGCCTGACTCGGTGCTGGCACGGAGGGCGCCCAGCGCGTCGCTGCGCAGTCGCGCGGTCAGTGCTGCTGTCCTCATGGCGGGGCTCCCTCGGTGTCCACTGCTGCCGTCGACGGGGAGCGCACGCGAGGGGGAGACGGGCGAAGCCCGTCGCGAGCCCGCACGCGCGTCCTCGCCTGCGGCAACGTCACCACGTCATGACGTGCCGCGCAACCGCAGTACCTGCGGCTCCGCGGCCTGGGCGGCCGCTCCCGTGGTGGCCCGTGCGGATGGACGGAGCCGATGGCGGGCCGCCGCGGTCGGTAGTTTGGGCCCGTGACCGCTGCCGCGCCCCGTGTCCGTCCCGCGCTCCCCGCAGACGTCCGCACGATCCGCGCCCTCGTGCAGCCGTACGCGACCGAGCGCATCCTGCTCGCCAAGGAGTGGGTCGGCTACTACGAGGCCGTGCAGGAGTTCGTCGTCGCCGAGGCCCCGGACGGCGGCGTCGTGGGCTGCGGCGCCCTGCACGTCATGTGGCAGGACCTCGCCGAGGTGCGCACCCTCGCCGTCGACCCGGCGTGGCGCGGCCGGGGGGTGGGCCACGTGCTGCTCGACGCCCTGCTCGACCGTGCTCGCGACCTCGGCCTCACCCGGGTGTTCTGCCTGACGTTCGAGGTCGACTTCTTCGCGGCGCACGGCTTCGCGCCCATCGACGGCACCCCGGTCACCCCGGACGTCTACGCCGAGCTGCTGCGCTCGCACGACGACGGCGTCGCCGAGTTCCTCGACCTCGCCCGCGTGAAGCCCAACACGCTGGGCAACACCCGGATGCTCATCGAGCTGTGAGCGGGCCCGGTCAGGGCAGCCGGTAGGTCGGCGGCTCGTCCCCGTCGGCTGCGGCGTCCCGGGCCAGCAGACCGTCGGCGAGGAGCGACTCGACGCACCGCTCGAGCTGGGTCCGGTCAGGCCAGAGGGCCTCGACGGCCGCGGCGGGCACAGGGCCTATCGCGTCGCGCAGCAGCGCCATGACCCGGCCCCGCACCTGCCGGTCCGTGCCCGCCCACGCCTGCGTCCGCCGCCGCGCGGCATGCTCGTCGGCCGGCCTCCCGGCGGCCCGCCACGCGCACAGCCCCGCGACCGGGCACGCGTCGCACCGCGGGCTCCGGGCCGTGCACACCAGCGCGCCGAGCTCCATCGAGGCAGCCGACCATCGCGCCGCCGTCGCGTCGTCCTCGGGGACCAGCGACTCCGCCAACCGGAGCTCCGCGGCCGTCTGGCTGGGCGCCGGCAGCGCGACACCCGCCACGGCCCGCGCCAGCACGCGCCGCACGTTGGTGTCGAGCACCACCGAGCGCCGCCCGAACGCGAAGGCCTGCACGGCCGCCGCGGTGTAGGCGCCCACGCCCGGCAGGGCGAGCAGGTCCTCGGAGGCGTCGGGCACCACGCCGGAGTGCCGCTCGACCACGGCGCGCGCGCACTCCTGCAGACGCAGCGCGCGGCGCGGGTAGCCGAGCCGGTCCCACGCGCGCAGCACGTCGGCAGGGCTCGCGGCGGCGAGGTCGGCGGGCTCGGGCCAGCGTGCCATCCACGCCCGCCACGCCGGCTCGACCCGCGCCACCGGGGTCTGCTGCAGCATCACCTCGCTGACCAGCACGCCCCAGGCCGAGCGGTCCTCCGAGCGCCAGGGCAGCTCGCGGGCGTGCTGCCCGAACCACTCGAGCACCGCCTCGCGCAGCAACGGGGCGTCGACGGCAGTGGGCACCGGCCCATCCTCTCCCACGGCGCTGGCCCGTCCCGCAGCGGGCACGCGCCGGGGCGGGTGCGACGGTCGCTGGCAGGTCCCTGGCCGACCCGCCCGGGCTCGGCGTGGGATACCGACCGGGGGACCGGTACCGTACGGCTGGACCGGGTGAAGCGCCGCCGGTGCGCGGCCGACGTGAGGACGGTGCCGTCATGGGTGTGCTGCGACCGGCCGGGCCGCTGCCGTCCCGGGTCTACTGGATCCGCCGATTCGTGGTCCTCGGCATCCCGCTGCTGCTCGTCGTCGTCATCGTGTGGGCGTTGACGGGCCGTGGCGCCCCGGCGGACGCCGCCGACACCGGGCAGACCGGCGACCAGGCCCCCGCGGATGCCCCGGAGGCGCCCGACAAGGCCGATGACGAGGAGCCGGGCGCGCCGCAGGCCTGCGCTCCCGAGGCGTTGGGCCTCACCCTCGCAGCGGACGCGCCGTCGTACGCCGCCGCTGCGGTGCCCACCTTCACGGTCACGCTGGCCAACACCGGCTCTGTCGACTGCCTGGTGGACGCGGGCTCGGGGCAGCTCGAGATCCTGATCGTCTCGGGCGAGGACCGCATCTGGTCGAGCCGTGACTGCCCGGCCGGCGCCGCCGAGCGTCAACTGCTGCTCGGACCCGAGCAGACCGACGTCACGCAGGTCCAGTGGACGCGGGTCCGCTCAGCCGAGGGGTGCGCCACCGGCCTACCCGCCGTGAAGCCGGGCACCTACTCCGCGACGCTCGCCGTCGGCGGAGCGGCCGCCGCGCCCCAGGTCTTCGTCCTGGAGTGACGGGCTCGGGCGTCGCACGTCAGACGTAGCGCTCGAGGATGCTCGACTCGGCCAGCCGGGACAGGCCCTCTCGCACGGCCCGGGCCCGCTGCTCGCCCACGCCGTCCACAGCCATCAGGTCCTCGATGCTCGCCGCGAGGAGCTTCTGCAGGCCGCCGAAGTGCTCGACCAGGCGGTCGACGATGGCGGCGGGCAGCCGGGGGACCTTCGAGAGCAGCCGGTATCCGCGTGGCCCGGCGGCCGCGTCCAGCGCGTCGCCGCCGCCCGGGAGCCCGAGCACGCGGGCGAAATGCGTGATGTCGATCAGCTCGGTGCTGTCGAGCTCGGCGAGCGCGGCCTGCACGGCGTTGGCGTCCCGCTCCTTGCGGGACGCCTCGACGTAGTCCCGGATCACCAGCTCGCGGTCCGAGCTGATGCCGCCGGTGAGCTCGTCGAGCTGCAGGGACAGCAGCCGCCCGTCGGTGCCCAGCTCGACGACGTACCCGGCGATCTCCTCGGAGATGCGGCGCACCATCTCGAGCCTCTGGACCACGGCGGAGACGTCGCGGACGGTGACGAGGTCCTCGATCTCGAGCGCGGACAGGGTGCCGCTGACCTCGTCGAGGCGGGACTTGTACCGCTCGAGCGTCGCGAGCGCCTGGTTCGCACGGGACAGGATCGTGTCGGAGTCCTCGAGCACGTGGCGCACGCCGCCCACGTAGAGGGCGACGATGCGCATCGACGCGGACACGGAGATCACGGGGAAGCCGGTCTGCTTGGCCACACGCTCGGCGGTGCGGTGCCGGGTGCCGGACTCGGTCGTCTCGATGGTGGGGTCCGGCAGCAGCTGCACGGCGGCCCGCAGGATGCGGTGGACGTCCCGGTCCACGACGATGGCGCCGTCCATCTTGGCGAGCTCGCGCAGCCGTGTCGCCGAGAACTCGACCTCGAGCTCGAACCCGCCCGAGCAGATCGACTCGACGGTGCTGTCGTAGCCCAGGACGATCAGTGCGCCGGTGCGGCCGCGCAGGATTCGCTCGAGCCCGTCCCGCAACTCGCCGCCCGGGGCGACAGCGGCCAGCGTCGAGCGCAGGAGGTCGTCAGGCGCAGGAGTGGTCGGCACACGGGTGATCCTACGCGTGGGCGCCTCCCAGGCAGAGGGGGCGACCCGAACGGCGGCGCCCGAGATCACGAGATCCCCGCCGAGGCCGTCCACGGTCGAGGCGGCGCCGGTGTCAGGCGTGGCGGTCTCCGGCGACACCGCAGACGCGGACCGCCTCCGCCAGGTCTCCCACCTCGAGGATCTCCATCCCCGCCGGGGCCGCGCCGCCGTCCAGCGAGCCGGCGGGGACCACCGCCCGGACGAACCCCAGGCGGGCGGCCTCCGCGAGGCGCCGGGTCGTTCCCGTGACGGCGCGGATCTCGCCGGCGAGGCCGACCTCGCCCACGGCGACCATCCCGCGGGGCAGGGCGACGTTCTCCCGGGAGCTGGCGGTCGCGAGGGCGAGCGACAGGTCCGCCGAGGGCTCGACGACCCGGGCGCCGCCGACGGTCGAGACGTAGACGTCTTGATCCGCGAGCCGTGCGCCGACCCGTCGTTGCAGCACGGCGAGCACCATCGCGAGCCGGCTCGCGTCGATCCCGCTGGTGGTGCGGCGGGGGTTGGCCAGCATGCTGGGCGCCACGAGCGCCTGCACCTCGGTGGCCAGCGGCCGGCGGCCCTCGAGGGTGACCGTGACGCACGTGCCGGGCACGTGGTGCAGGGCGTTCGACACGAAGAGCCCGCTGGGGTCGGTGAGGCCGGTGATCCCCGCCTCGGACAGGTCGAAGCACCCCACCTCGTCGGTGGGGCCGTACCGGTTCTTGGTGGCGCGCAGCAGGCGCAGGCGCGAGTGCCGCTCGCCCTCGAACTGGCAGACCACGTCCACCAGGTGCTCCAGCGTCCGAGGGCCGGCCACGGAGCCGTCCTTGGTCACGTGGCCGACGAGCACCACGGGCATGTCGCGCTCCTTGGCGACGGCGATGAGCGCCCCGGCGACCTCGCGCACCTGGCTCACCCCGCCCGCGGCCCCGTCGACCGCGGCCGAGGCGATGGTCTGCACCGAGTCGACGACGAGCAGATCGGGGTCCACCTGCTCGACGTGGCCCAGGACCGTGCCCAGGTCGGTCTCCGCGGCCAGCAGCAGGTGGGGGTCCAGCGCGCCGATCCTCTCCGCGCGCAGCCGCACCTGCCCGGCGGACTCCTCCCCGGTGATGTAGAGGACGCGTCGACCGGTCGCCGCCGTGCCGTCGCCGCCCTCGCGGCCCGCCCGTGCCGCCCTGCTCGCGACGTCCAGCAGCAGCGTCGACTTGCCCACCCCCGGCTCGCCCGCGAGCAGCACCACGGCGCCCGGCACCAGGCCGCCGCCCAGCACCCGGTCGAGCTCGTCGACTCCGGTCGGACGGGCGCGGCTCGCCTCGACGTCGATCTCGGCGATCGGGCGGGCAAGGGCTCGCGTGGGCGCCACGGTGGCCGTGCGCGGGGCGCCGCCTCCCGGACCGGCGTCCTCGAGCACCGATCCCCAGGCCTGGCACTCGCCGCAGCGGCCCACCCACTTGGACGTGGTCCACCCGCACTCACCGCACCGGAATCCGGCACGGGAGGCGCGGCTGAGGGGTTCGGCGCGGCGGGCGCTGGTCGTCGAGGTCACGGGGGCACGCTAACCCGCGGCGCCCACATGCCCGTGCGCCGGGTGGCGGCCTCGCGCCGCGCGGCCGCGCCCCGGAGGATGGGCCCATGGCAGCTGGGCCGCGGCGTCGGGCACTGGGCCGCTGGTCGCGCTCGGCGGCGCTGCTCGGCAGCGCGGTCCTCGCGTACTACACGGTCCCGTTGAGCTCGGCCGAGACCACGGAGGCACGGGCCTGGCGCTGGATCCTCTTCATCCTCGGGGTTCTCGGGTTGATCGCGCTCACCGCGCACCAGATCCGTCGCCAGCTGCGGTCCCGGGACGACACAGGCGTGCGACTGGCCAGCATCATGGTGGTGCTGTACGCGGTGGTGGTGTTCTTCTCGGTCGCCTACTACGGCCTCGCGACCCGTGCCGAGGGCCAGATGGAGGGCATCGCGACCCGCACCGACGCCCTGTACTACACAGTGGTGACGCTCGGCACCGTCGGGTACGGGGACGTTCATGCGGTCGGCCAGGGCGCCCGGATCGTGACCACGGTGCAGATCCTCTTCGACCTGGTCATCGTCGGCCTGCTCGCCTCGGTCGCCACGCAGCAGATCCAGAGGATGGGCAGGCGTTCGCGCCAGGGGGACGAGCAGCGCGACGAGCGCACCTGAGGGTGGCCGCGGCGGGGAACGGGCGTGGACGGGGGGCGTGCCCTGTGGAGGCCTGGTGTCGCTGCCGGGCGGCGCCAGCGCCGACCACTAAGGTTCTAGCGACCTCCGGGCGGACCGGATGACGCGCAGTAGGGGAGACATGCCATGAGCGACACCCGACCGGGCGGCCAGCCGGGACACCCCGCAGAGCGCCCGTCCGCGCCGTCGCCGTTGTGGCCGCAAGGACTGGGCGGCGTGGCCGGGCAGGGATCGACGCAGCCCAGCCCGACGCCCGAGCCGGACGTCGCGACACGTGCCCGCAGCGCCGACGCGGACGTCGACGCCGCCGCCCGCAAGCGTCGCCTGATGCTCATCGGCGGCATCGCCGGCGGGGTCGTCGTGGTGGGCGGCGTGATGGCCGCCCTGCTGCTCGGCGGCGACGACAGCCCGGCGCCCGCCACGGACGCCGCCACGGTGTTCCTCCCGTCGCCCACCCCCTCCGTCGCCCCCGTGGCGCGTGAGGCGGCCACCGCGTTCGCCGCGGTGCTGCCCGTCTCCGTGCTGCAGTTCGCCCTGGCGACCTCGGCGAACGACGACGCCTGGCTCGCCGCCAACGCCATCGAGGCGTACACCGAGACCTTCACGGACGGCGCCTCGGGCACGGTCACGGTGCAGGCCGGGCAGTGGGAGACGCCCGAGGAGGCCGCCGCCCACGCGGCGAGGCTCGCTGCCGAGCTGCCCGCGGCCGGTGACGCCGCCGCGACGGCCGACCCGACGGCGACCCCGGCGGCGCCGGCGCCTGAGTCGGGCGAGGTGACCGTCGCCGGCGCGGCGGTCGGGACCTACACGATCGGCGCCCTCGGCGCGGACGGGGTCGCGGTGTGGTCCAACGGCACCACGGTGTTCCGGGCCACCGGCCCGGTCGAGGTCATCCACGACTTCTACAAGG
The sequence above is a segment of the Cellulomonas chengniuliangii genome. Coding sequences within it:
- the glpK gene encoding glycerol kinase GlpK; this translates as MPDTPQYVLAIDQGTTSTRAIVFDHAGTIVNSGQLEHQQIFPRPGWVEHDAEEIWTNTREVVGVALTRANVTAKNIAAVGITNQRETAVVWDRTTGKPVYNAIVWQDTRTQKIANELAALGGGSDRYKSRVGLPLATYFSGPKIRWILDNVEGAREKAERGELAFGNTDSWVLWNMTGGVNGGVHVTDVTNASRTMLMNLDTLTWNEEIAGEMGIPMSMLPEIRSSSEVYGYGRLGGMVPQVPISGILGDQQAATFGQACFEVGTAKNTYGTGNFVLLNTGEELVPSENGLLTTVAYKIGEKAPVYALEGSIAVTGSLVQWLRDNLGLIKSAPEIEQLAASVPDNGGAYFVPAFSGLFAPYWRSEARGALVGLTRYVNKAHIARAVLEATAFQTREVVDAMNADSGVALTELKVDGGMVSNDMLMQFQADVLDVPVIRPQVAETTALGAAYAAGIAVGFWEGEQDVIDNWAEDKRWEPSMEAAERERQYRLWKKAVTRTFDWVDDDVE
- a CDS encoding MIP/aquaporin family protein; amino-acid sequence: MDVYSSWEIFASEAVGTGLLTLLGTGVVANVLLPKSKGFNGGWLLINFGWGFAVLAGVYAAFRTGAHINPAITFGIWANGAEEFAPGIEVSAWNGIIYFTAQMFGGALGALVSFLAYKRHFDEDLDPASKLAVFATGPQIRSYGWNFATEVIATFVLVFVVLMFANDPAQLGALPVAFLVVGIGASLGGPTGYAINPARDLGPRIAHALLPIKGKGSSDWSYSWVPVLGPIVGGILGGLAANWYI
- a CDS encoding glycerol-3-phosphate dehydrogenase/oxidase, with translation MRTAALTARLRSDALGALRASTESGRELDVLVIGGGVTGAGIVLDAVTRGLSAAVVEAQDWSSGTSSRSSKLVHGGLRYLQMLDFHLVREALTERDLLMTRIAPHLVKPVSFLYPLENRVWERAYVGAGVALYDTLATASGTKRAMPIHRHLTRKGMERLFPDLRHDAAIGAIQYWDAAVDDARLVSTLIRTAVSYGAHAASRTELVTLQTTTGGAVTGAEVVDLETGEHIDVRARHVINATGVWTEETEGLAGSEGGLRVLASKGIHIVVPRSRIAGTAGLILQTEKSVLFIIPWSRYWVIGTTDTPWSQELVHPVANSSDIDYLIAHANTVLARPISREDVIGTWAGLRPLLQPGTKAGTSSAKVSREHTVASPTPGLTVVAGGKLTTYRVMAKDAVDFAIGSRATTLPSITTRIPLAGAEGLEAVQRQSRAIAKKHGWDQFRMDHLLHRYGSLLAELLDLVEDDPRLAEPLPHAPAYIGAEIVYAASHEGALHLDDVMMHRTRLNYEQADKGVGALEEIADLIAPVLGWDAEQRAAEIAAYRERAAAEHAATLEPDDATAERVRLEAMDIVPLVPVGGKDEDSSPFVPDAGRKPGAEEDSPASPGPAGT
- a CDS encoding amino-acid N-acetyltransferase; its protein translation is MTAAAPRVRPALPADVRTIRALVQPYATERILLAKEWVGYYEAVQEFVVAEAPDGGVVGCGALHVMWQDLAEVRTLAVDPAWRGRGVGHVLLDALLDRARDLGLTRVFCLTFEVDFFAAHGFAPIDGTPVTPDVYAELLRSHDDGVAEFLDLARVKPNTLGNTRMLIEL
- a CDS encoding A/G-specific adenine glycosylase; translated protein: MPTAVDAPLLREAVLEWFGQHARELPWRSEDRSAWGVLVSEVMLQQTPVARVEPAWRAWMARWPEPADLAAASPADVLRAWDRLGYPRRALRLQECARAVVERHSGVVPDASEDLLALPGVGAYTAAAVQAFAFGRRSVVLDTNVRRVLARAVAGVALPAPSQTAAELRLAESLVPEDDATAARWSAASMELGALVCTARSPRCDACPVAGLCAWRAAGRPADEHAARRRTQAWAGTDRQVRGRVMALLRDAIGPVPAAAVEALWPDRTQLERCVESLLADGLLARDAAADGDEPPTYRLP
- the disA gene encoding DNA integrity scanning diadenylate cyclase DisA codes for the protein MPTTPAPDDLLRSTLAAVAPGGELRDGLERILRGRTGALIVLGYDSTVESICSGGFELEVEFSATRLRELAKMDGAIVVDRDVHRILRAAVQLLPDPTIETTESGTRHRTAERVAKQTGFPVISVSASMRIVALYVGGVRHVLEDSDTILSRANQALATLERYKSRLDEVSGTLSALEIEDLVTVRDVSAVVQRLEMVRRISEEIAGYVVELGTDGRLLSLQLDELTGGISSDRELVIRDYVEASRKERDANAVQAALAELDSTELIDITHFARVLGLPGGGDALDAAAGPRGYRLLSKVPRLPAAIVDRLVEHFGGLQKLLAASIEDLMAVDGVGEQRARAVREGLSRLAESSILERYV
- the radA gene encoding DNA repair protein RadA yields the protein MTSTTSARRAEPLSRASRAGFRCGECGWTTSKWVGRCGECQAWGSVLEDAGPGGGAPRTATVAPTRALARPIAEIDVEASRARPTGVDELDRVLGGGLVPGAVVLLAGEPGVGKSTLLLDVASRAARAGREGGDGTAATGRRVLYITGEESAGQVRLRAERIGALDPHLLLAAETDLGTVLGHVEQVDPDLLVVDSVQTIASAAVDGAAGGVSQVREVAGALIAVAKERDMPVVLVGHVTKDGSVAGPRTLEHLVDVVCQFEGERHSRLRLLRATKNRYGPTDEVGCFDLSEAGITGLTDPSGLFVSNALHHVPGTCVTVTLEGRRPLATEVQALVAPSMLANPRRTTSGIDASRLAMVLAVLQRRVGARLADQDVYVSTVGGARVVEPSADLSLALATASSRENVALPRGMVAVGEVGLAGEIRAVTGTTRRLAEAARLGFVRAVVPAGSLDGGAAPAGMEILEVGDLAEAVRVCGVAGDRHA
- a CDS encoding potassium channel family protein: MAAGPRRRALGRWSRSAALLGSAVLAYYTVPLSSAETTEARAWRWILFILGVLGLIALTAHQIRRQLRSRDDTGVRLASIMVVLYAVVVFFSVAYYGLATRAEGQMEGIATRTDALYYTVVTLGTVGYGDVHAVGQGARIVTTVQILFDLVIVGLLASVATQQIQRMGRRSRQGDEQRDERT